Within Amycolatopsis sp. cg5, the genomic segment CAGGCCGGACCGCCGCGAGCTTCTCGGGCGTGAAACCCAGGCGCGGCAACGCACCCGGCCGGAACGACTGCAGCAGCACGTCCGCGCGCGCGACCATCTTCCACAGCTTGGCCCGGCCCGCCTCGGTGGTCAGGTTCAGGTACGCGGACTTCTTGCCCATGCCGGTGTCCATCACCAGCGGCGCGACGGTCGGCAGATGCGCGGCGCCGAGGTGCAGCACGTTCGCGCCGTGCGCGGCGAGCACCCGGCCGGCGACCGGGCCCGCGATGACGTGGGTCAGGTCCAGCACGCGGATCCCGCCGAGTGGCCGGTCCGATTCCCACAGCTCACGCCGGGGCCCGTCGCCGATGACGTCGTGCCCGGTCAACGGAAGTTCGCCGACGGCTTGGCCCTGCGGATGCGCGGCCCAGTCCTCGGGCGACCGCATGAGCGCGGCCGCGCCGCCCGCCGCGATCACGGCTTCCTGCACGTCGTGCGCCGAGCGTTTCGCGACCGCGGCCGTGACCGCCTCGACGGTCGGCGGGACGCCGAGTCCCCAGCAGACCGCGTCGGCGTGGTGCGCGTAGTTGCAGTGCAGGCGCACCCAGCCGTCACGAGCCTGATAGTTGCCGGACAGCGGCGCCCAGAGGTCACCGCCGTCCGGGGAGAACGCCTTGAGCAGGTACGCCTCGCTGTGGAACGCGGCCGCCGCGTGGCGGGTGTCCACCGTGACCTCACCGGGCGCGATCCCGCGCAGCCGCAGGAGTTCCCCCGCGGCGTCGGTGGCCGCCTCGATGCTCAGCGCGGCCGCGCGCGCGACCCGGAACGGTCCGGGCAGTACCGATTCGCTGCCGGTGATCACTACGGCAGGTTCGCGATGAGCTCGGCGGGCGGCACGCGCGGGCCGGTGTAGAACGGGATCTCTTCCCGCACGTGCTTGCGGGCCTCGGTGGCACGCAGGTCACGCATCAGGTCGACGATGCGGTGCAGCTCGTCGGCCTCGAACGCGAGGATCCACTCGTAGTCGCCGAGCGCGAACGAAGAGACCGTGTTCGCGCGGACGTCCGGATAGCCGCGGGCGGCCTTGCCGTGGTCGGCGAGCATCTTGCGGCGCTCGTCGTCGGGCAGCAGGTACCAGTCGTAGGAGCGCACGAACGGATAAACGCAGATGTACTTGCGCGCGTCCTCACCGGCGAGGAACGCCGGGATGTGGCTCTTGTTGAACTCGGCGGGCCGGTGCAGCGCCATCTGGCTCCAGACCGGGGTCGACGCGCGGCCGAGCGGCGTGCGGCGGAACCCGCTGTACGCGGCCTGCACCTGCTCGACCTCTTCGGCGTGCCACCAGATCATGAAGTCGGCGTCGGCGCGCATGCCCGCGACGTCGTAGACGCCGCGCACGACCACGCCTTTGCCCTCGAGCGCGTCGAGGTACTCGGTGGTCTCCCGCGCGGCGTCACCGCGATCCTCACCCAGTTTGCCCGGTTCGACCCGGAAGACCGACCAAGCGGTGTAGCGGATCGTGTCGTTGAGTTCGGTGTAGTTCAGCCGCGCCATGCCATTCATCTTGTCAGAAGCCGGTTGACCGCCGTCGTCGCCGTGGCCACACAAGCGGGTAGTCCCACCCCGTGCAGCGTCGCGCCCGCGA encodes:
- a CDS encoding CoA transferase, translating into MITGSESVLPGPFRVARAAALSIEAATDAAGELLRLRGIAPGEVTVDTRHAAAAFHSEAYLLKAFSPDGGDLWAPLSGNYQARDGWVRLHCNYAHHADAVCWGLGVPPTVEAVTAAVAKRSAHDVQEAVIAAGGAAALMRSPEDWAAHPQGQAVGELPLTGHDVIGDGPRRELWESDRPLGGIRVLDLTHVIAGPVAGRVLAAHGANVLHLGAAHLPTVAPLVMDTGMGKKSAYLNLTTEAGRAKLWKMVARADVLLQSFRPGALPRLGFTPEKLAAVRPGLIIADLSAYGWTGPWARRRGFDSLVQLATGIAAEQGMDEPRPLPVQALDHATGWLAAAGIMEAVRAQVAEGGTRHVRLALARTASWLDSLGRKDPAGEMPDASDLLEKVDSQFGELTRVKVPGELPGGNPFWTHASHLPGSDPLTW
- the hemQ gene encoding hydrogen peroxide-dependent heme synthase translates to MARLNYTELNDTIRYTAWSVFRVEPGKLGEDRGDAARETTEYLDALEGKGVVVRGVYDVAGMRADADFMIWWHAEEVEQVQAAYSGFRRTPLGRASTPVWSQMALHRPAEFNKSHIPAFLAGEDARKYICVYPFVRSYDWYLLPDDERRKMLADHGKAARGYPDVRANTVSSFALGDYEWILAFEADELHRIVDLMRDLRATEARKHVREEIPFYTGPRVPPAELIANLP